GCGAACACGCTCTGATCGTGTCGGCTCGCAAATCCGAAGATGATGCCGAACGCACCTATCTGCACCGGGGCATCGCCACCCGCGCCTTTGAACGCAAGTTCCAACTTGCCGATCACGTCCGGGTCGACGGCGCAAGCCACGCAGACGGGATGCTGCACATTGATCTCGTGCGCGAAGTGCCCGAGGCGCTCAAACCCCGTCAGATCGAAATCGCCCGCGGTGATGTCGTCACCAAAGACGTGGTCGACGCTAAGGCTGTGAACTAAGCCACGGCAGACCCAAAACGAGAACCAAGCGCCCCTGGATCATTCCACGGGGCGCTTAATTTTGTCTTGTGATCATCGAACGCCCCGTTAACCGGAGCTTTGATGCGGCGTCGCACCGACGCGATACCGACGTAATACCGAAAGCTCTAAAGCCGCTAAATCAGGCCATTAACCATGATTCGCGCGAATTCAGCCTTATCGCTGCAAACTCTGCGCCAACCGCATCAGCTGCACCGCCTCGGCGCGGTAGCCGAACGCATCCACCCCCCGCGCCTCATTGGCCAAGGCAATCGCGTCGTCAAACTCCCAGTCGCCCAGGTAATCCTCACCCCGCAAAAGCTGACCAAACCCAGCGATGGCGGCGGCAAACTGCATCTCGGCATTGGCCTGCCCACCCGGCACAATCGGCTGCTCAATCAGCTCACTTTGCGTCTCACCGGGTCGCTTGTAGCGCAGCTTGAGAAAGCCCAGCTCACTGGCATCACTGGCTAGTTCCGCCTCGCCATACCGCAAAGGATCGGTCAATCGCGCAGGTGAGCCCACCGGCGTGATCTCATAGAGCGCCGTCACCTGATGCCCGGCCCCGATATCGCCCGCATCCACCGCATCGTTGTTGAAAT
This DNA window, taken from Roseovarius sp. S88, encodes the following:
- a CDS encoding Hsp20 family protein, translating into MRNFDLAPLYRASIGFDQIADMMDRVLSGDVNQPTYPPYNIEKTADDAYRISIAVAGFADEDLSVEVREHALIVSARKSEDDAERTYLHRGIATRAFERKFQLADHVRVDGASHADGMLHIDLVREVPEALKPRQIEIARGDVVTKDVVDAKAVN